One stretch of Halapricum desulfuricans DNA includes these proteins:
- a CDS encoding metal-dependent hydrolase → MMATTHGLIGLAFGAVIAVLVPEHATSAMAAGLAGGIAPDLDLYRGHRRTLHFPVYGPMVAVAAVGVALLVPSPVTVALASFVAAGALHGATDVLGGGLELRPWEGTSERAVYSHYHGRWLSPRRLVPYDGSPRDLGLAAGFAVPALVWTDSQLQLVIAAALTVSLGYTLLRKRLAAIAVALVGLLPAAVRPHVPERYRTVASSRSNTASRYQ, encoded by the coding sequence ATGATGGCGACGACACACGGTCTGATCGGGCTCGCTTTCGGGGCCGTCATCGCCGTGCTCGTGCCGGAACACGCGACCTCCGCGATGGCCGCCGGACTCGCCGGGGGGATCGCTCCCGATCTGGACCTGTACCGCGGCCACCGGCGGACGCTTCACTTCCCGGTGTACGGACCGATGGTCGCAGTGGCAGCCGTCGGGGTCGCCCTGCTCGTTCCGTCCCCTGTGACGGTCGCGCTCGCGTCGTTCGTCGCCGCTGGAGCCCTCCACGGCGCGACTGACGTCCTCGGCGGCGGGCTCGAGCTCCGTCCCTGGGAGGGGACCTCAGAGCGGGCAGTGTACTCACACTACCACGGTCGCTGGCTGTCGCCCCGGCGGCTCGTTCCCTACGACGGCTCGCCCCGCGACCTCGGTCTCGCGGCCGGGTTCGCCGTGCCGGCCCTGGTCTGGACCGACAGTCAGTTGCAACTCGTGATCGCGGCCGCGTTGACCGTCTCGCTGGGGTATACGCTGCTGCGAAAGCGACTGGCGGCGATCGCCGTCGCGCTGGTCGGGTTGCTCCCGGCGGCCGTTCGCCCTCACGTCCCCGAACGCTACCGCACCGTCGCGAGCAGTCGGTCGAACACCGCGTCACGGTACCAGTAG
- a CDS encoding lysylphosphatidylglycerol synthase transmembrane domain-containing protein, with translation MRLDWRSILVGFAGAGVVLSVLLWAVGIDGIVARLREAHPPVVAVLFGLVPLWLAAWGLCLHAVLRALGTPMSRVRSVVVFVAATFANQVTPFGQAGGEPISALLISEAADTDYENALAAIASVDTLHFFPSIGMAIVGFGLFAVRGFAFGRNLLLAAITVGALVAGFALALAIGWRFRDRIESGVLAALVPIARRAGRLLPRVSPPTRGTVEERVDGFFASIERIASDGPSLFLAVTFSFAGWLTLAVCLWVALASIGATVPFAAMLVVLPVASVAGVFPVPGGLGGVEAAFIVMIVATTGVATTAATAAVVIYRGVTYWLPMLVGGGVAAVLIDDRYRRRRG, from the coding sequence ATGCGACTCGACTGGCGGTCGATCCTCGTCGGATTCGCGGGCGCCGGGGTCGTCCTCTCGGTGCTGTTGTGGGCCGTCGGCATCGACGGCATCGTCGCACGGCTGCGCGAGGCCCATCCCCCCGTCGTCGCGGTCCTGTTCGGTCTGGTCCCGCTCTGGCTCGCCGCCTGGGGGCTGTGTCTCCACGCGGTCTTGCGCGCGCTCGGGACGCCGATGTCCCGGGTGCGGTCAGTCGTCGTGTTCGTCGCGGCGACCTTCGCGAACCAGGTCACGCCGTTCGGACAGGCCGGCGGCGAGCCGATCAGTGCGCTCCTGATCTCCGAGGCGGCCGACACCGACTACGAGAACGCGCTGGCGGCGATCGCCAGCGTCGACACGCTGCATTTCTTTCCGTCTATCGGGATGGCGATCGTCGGGTTCGGGCTGTTCGCGGTGCGCGGGTTCGCGTTCGGCCGGAACCTGCTTCTCGCCGCCATCACCGTCGGGGCGCTCGTCGCCGGGTTCGCCCTCGCGCTGGCGATCGGCTGGCGGTTCCGCGACCGGATCGAATCGGGGGTCCTCGCGGCTCTCGTGCCGATCGCCCGGCGGGCGGGCCGTTTGCTCCCGCGCGTCAGTCCGCCGACCCGCGGGACCGTCGAGGAGCGAGTCGACGGCTTTTTCGCCTCGATCGAACGCATCGCGAGCGATGGTCCCAGCCTGTTTCTGGCGGTCACGTTCTCGTTTGCCGGGTGGCTCACGCTCGCGGTCTGTCTGTGGGTCGCGCTCGCGTCGATCGGCGCTACCGTTCCCTTCGCGGCGATGCTCGTGGTCCTGCCCGTGGCGAGCGTCGCCGGCGTCTTCCCGGTCCCCGGCGGTCTCGGGGGCGTCGAGGCGGCGTTTATCGTCATGATCGTCGCCACGACCGGCGTCGCCACGACCGCCGCGACGGCCGCCGTCGTCATCTACCGGGGCGTGACCTACTGGCTTCCCATGCTCGTCGGCGGCGGCGTCGCTGCCGTCCTCATCGACGACCGGTATCGCCGCCGTCGAGGGTGA
- a CDS encoding glycosyltransferase, whose amino-acid sequence MPSARRSLRALVGIGFVLATVALSLFGDLTQFAPPLGVLLVLLETRVLLGVALAVFALSLALYLVSLSREDPEALVRSGRSVEAVIPVYDEPEVLHQSVDRLLDSSYEDLTVTVVCEPDDQPTIDRAAELTADADRARYVINGRPGSKAGALNDAIERSDADVVALFDADQQPHPDLIAHGMAALEAHDIARVRSLPRPGGLLESMVYYEYLLLFFLPQKLARFLLGLGFVGTRSVLIERSVFEAVGYFDEDALTEDMDFTHRCHRADLSIRELLYYPCFEEPAHTLRDWWGQRVRWLTGHVAVCHRHLRGWRHAIDTDFLSSTLTLVGTFVAGIVLSMTLPKLVVAATASPVLVASGVGGIYGLALVTRVVDNHTAGIDGLGLGWLLMPVALTLFGLVVVRVIVGYALGQRGQWYQVEKRGCSDPDLVSADDRRRTERSHSESD is encoded by the coding sequence ATGCCCTCCGCTCGTCGATCGCTCCGCGCGCTCGTCGGTATCGGGTTCGTGCTCGCTACTGTAGCGCTCTCGCTGTTCGGTGATCTCACGCAATTCGCGCCGCCGCTCGGCGTCCTCCTCGTGCTCCTCGAGACGCGCGTGTTGCTCGGCGTTGCGCTGGCCGTGTTCGCGCTCTCGCTGGCCCTGTATCTGGTCTCGCTGTCCCGAGAAGACCCCGAAGCGCTGGTCCGTTCGGGCCGGTCAGTCGAGGCGGTGATCCCCGTCTACGACGAGCCCGAAGTACTGCATCAGTCGGTCGATCGTCTGCTCGACTCTTCCTACGAGGACTTGACCGTCACGGTCGTCTGCGAACCGGACGACCAGCCCACGATCGACCGGGCCGCGGAACTGACGGCCGACGCCGACCGCGCCCGGTACGTCATCAACGGTCGTCCGGGATCGAAGGCGGGGGCGCTCAACGACGCCATCGAACGCAGCGACGCTGACGTCGTCGCGCTGTTCGACGCTGATCAGCAGCCCCACCCCGACCTGATCGCACACGGGATGGCCGCGCTCGAAGCCCACGACATCGCACGCGTCAGGAGTCTCCCGCGACCGGGCGGGCTTCTGGAGTCGATGGTCTACTACGAGTACCTGTTGCTGTTTTTCCTGCCACAGAAACTGGCCCGCTTCCTGCTGGGGCTCGGTTTCGTCGGCACCAGGAGCGTGCTGATCGAACGCTCGGTGTTCGAGGCGGTCGGATACTTCGACGAGGACGCGCTGACCGAGGACATGGACTTCACCCACCGGTGCCATCGGGCCGACCTCTCGATCCGGGAGCTGCTGTACTACCCCTGTTTCGAGGAGCCGGCCCACACGCTTCGGGACTGGTGGGGCCAGCGCGTCCGCTGGCTGACCGGCCACGTCGCAGTCTGTCACCGGCATCTCCGGGGCTGGCGTCACGCCATCGATACCGACTTTCTTTCGTCTACCCTTACTCTAGTAGGAACATTCGTCGCCGGGATCGTCCTCTCGATGACGCTCCCGAAACTCGTCGTGGCCGCCACTGCCAGCCCTGTCCTCGTCGCCTCGGGCGTCGGCGGGATCTACGGCCTCGCTCTCGTGACCCGCGTCGTCGACAACCACACCGCCGGCATCGACGGGCTCGGGCTCGGGTGGCTGCTCATGCCCGTTGCGTTGACGCTCTTCGGACTCGTCGTCGTCAGAGTCATCGTCGGTTACGCGCTCGGGCAGCGAGGACAGTGGTATCAGGTCGAAAAGCGCGGCTGCTCCGATCCGGATCTGGTCTCGGCGGACGATCGGCGGCGAACCGAACGGAGTCACTCCGAGTCGGACTGA
- a CDS encoding sensor domain-containing protein, giving the protein MTRSANAGTADGSTVAGVFGVVTDAQTYRNVLYLILAFPLGLVYYVVLLFGLTLGIGLSILVVGLGVLLGTVIGSRYIAAFERRLANRLLETAIAEPDDVEPDGDGVVAVVQAYLGAASTWKGLAFAMLKFWLGVLAFVLLVSFLGVGIELSVLPLAPDGLFNVQVANWRVAESFETTTQRALAVPTGLLLVLVSLHVLNAAARINAAIASSLLGAGDDRTQGRNDGQSDSE; this is encoded by the coding sequence ATGACACGATCGGCGAACGCCGGGACCGCGGACGGGTCCACGGTCGCGGGCGTCTTCGGAGTCGTCACGGACGCACAGACCTACCGAAACGTGCTGTATCTCATATTGGCGTTCCCGCTCGGCCTCGTATACTACGTCGTCCTGTTGTTCGGACTGACCCTCGGGATCGGGCTGTCGATTCTGGTCGTCGGGCTGGGGGTCCTGCTGGGAACCGTAATTGGGTCCCGGTACATCGCGGCCTTCGAGCGGCGACTCGCGAACAGACTGCTGGAGACGGCGATCGCCGAGCCGGACGACGTCGAACCGGACGGCGACGGCGTCGTCGCGGTCGTGCAGGCGTATCTCGGGGCCGCCTCGACGTGGAAAGGCCTGGCGTTTGCGATGCTGAAGTTCTGGCTCGGCGTCCTCGCGTTCGTTCTGCTCGTCTCCTTTCTCGGGGTCGGGATCGAACTCTCGGTGCTCCCGCTGGCTCCGGACGGTCTGTTCAACGTTCAGGTGGCGAACTGGCGCGTCGCCGAGAGCTTCGAGACGACGACCCAGCGGGCGCTCGCTGTCCCGACCGGTCTGTTGCTGGTGCTCGTCTCGCTGCACGTCCTGAACGCTGCTGCGCGGATCAACGCCGCGATCGCCTCGTCGCTGCTGGGGGCGGGCGACGATCGAACGCAGGGGCGAAACGACGGTCAGTCCGACTCGGAGTGA
- the priS gene encoding DNA primase small subunit PriS — protein sequence MEERTRAYLRGRFGDHYRRADLTPPPDASEREWGYIPWTSGPGTTMVRHRSLLDLGSIDDFLARERPRHVYFSAGRYDDPSASSMSEKGWRSSDLVFDLDADHLPSVSPGEDTYAEMLAACKDALVRLLDFLDNDFGFEDLTVVFSGGRGYHVHVRDRDVRRLDRQSRREIVDYVRGIGLEFDALVEEEAVGGTAGRSSPAHKRTLPTEGGWGGRAHEHIVATVEELLALEESEAIERLTEYEGVGDGKAEAALRAMGSNTDQLRAGNVDIHPAFLSVAKALLEEVVERDDAPIDEPVTTDTNRLIRLPGSLHGGSGLAVRRIDRDELSAFDPLVDAVPETFVGHEITVDVSEEVAGELNGDSFTFSEGVHSVPEYLGVFLMARGHAEKGQE from the coding sequence ATGGAAGAACGGACGCGCGCGTATCTCCGGGGCCGGTTTGGCGATCACTACCGGCGGGCCGATCTGACGCCGCCGCCGGACGCAAGCGAGCGCGAGTGGGGCTATATCCCCTGGACGTCCGGCCCCGGGACGACGATGGTTCGTCACCGTTCGCTGCTGGATCTCGGCTCGATAGACGACTTCCTCGCGCGCGAGCGCCCCCGGCACGTCTACTTCTCCGCCGGCCGGTACGACGACCCGAGCGCCTCGTCGATGAGCGAGAAGGGATGGCGATCCTCCGATCTGGTGTTCGATCTCGACGCCGATCACCTCCCGTCGGTCTCGCCCGGCGAGGACACCTACGCCGAGATGCTCGCGGCCTGCAAGGACGCCCTGGTCCGCCTGCTTGACTTTCTCGATAACGACTTCGGGTTCGAGGACCTGACGGTCGTCTTCTCGGGCGGTCGTGGCTATCACGTTCACGTCCGCGACCGGGACGTACGGCGACTCGACCGGCAGTCCCGCCGGGAGATCGTCGATTACGTCCGCGGGATCGGCCTGGAGTTCGACGCCCTGGTCGAGGAGGAAGCCGTCGGCGGGACGGCCGGCCGGAGCAGTCCCGCCCACAAGCGGACGCTGCCGACCGAGGGCGGCTGGGGCGGGCGCGCACACGAGCACATCGTGGCGACCGTCGAGGAACTGCTCGCGCTTGAGGAGTCTGAAGCGATCGAGCGACTCACCGAGTACGAGGGAGTCGGCGACGGCAAGGCCGAGGCCGCACTCCGGGCAATGGGATCGAACACCGACCAGCTCCGGGCCGGGAACGTCGACATCCACCCGGCGTTTCTCTCGGTCGCGAAGGCGCTCCTCGAGGAGGTCGTCGAGCGGGACGACGCCCCGATCGACGAGCCTGTCACGACCGACACGAACCGGCTGATCCGGTTGCCGGGCAGCCTCCACGGCGGCAGCGGGCTGGCGGTCAGGCGGATCGACCGCGACGAGCTGTCCGCGTTCGATCCGCTGGTCGACGCCGTCCCGGAGACGTTCGTCGGCCACGAGATTACCGTGGACGTGTCTGAGGAAGTAGCGGGCGAACTCAACGGCGATAGTTTTACCTTCTCGGAGGGAGTGCATTCCGTTCCGGAGTACCTCGGCGTGTTCCTCATGGCCCGGGGCCACGCCGAGAAGGGCCAGGAATAG
- a CDS encoding GNAT family N-acetyltransferase — protein MSINVDTRVVDRGSDEYVGEAWELKERIRRSEGVLRQRRRFFENAYRRSKVYVYLNRARERKLIGFAAVRRDGYVLFLAVDEQYRGEGFGKRLVARVAEDYDAVTCHARTTNDEAISFYQHVGFEIQRRIDDYYEDGGDAYYLKLGEDGSIADRLSRLLGR, from the coding sequence GTGAGTATCAACGTCGACACCCGAGTCGTCGACCGCGGCAGCGACGAGTACGTCGGCGAGGCGTGGGAGCTCAAAGAGCGGATCCGCCGTTCTGAGGGCGTGTTACGGCAGCGACGGCGATTTTTCGAGAACGCCTACCGCCGGTCGAAAGTCTACGTCTATCTCAACCGGGCCCGCGAGCGGAAACTCATCGGGTTTGCAGCGGTGCGACGCGACGGATACGTGCTCTTTCTGGCCGTCGACGAACAGTATCGCGGCGAGGGGTTCGGCAAGCGCCTCGTCGCCCGGGTCGCGGAGGACTACGACGCAGTGACCTGTCACGCCCGGACGACGAACGACGAAGCCATTTCCTTCTACCAGCACGTCGGGTTCGAGATCCAGCGACGGATCGACGACTACTACGAGGACGGCGGCGACGCCTACTATCTCAAACTCGGGGAGGACGGCTCGATCGCCGACCGGCTTTCGAGGCTGCTCGGTCGATGA
- a CDS encoding redoxin domain-containing protein produces MVSKGDTAPDFTAPLANGDIESFTLSEHLEDAPLVLAFFPGAFTSVCTHEMNAFQDDLTAFEDAGASVYGISVDSPFALNEFREKLGLSFDLISDAEKELVEAYDITMDFADLGVYDVAKRSVFVLDSDGTVQYAWVSDDPGVEPDYDDVLEAVESIA; encoded by the coding sequence ATGGTATCGAAAGGCGACACCGCACCGGATTTCACTGCACCGCTCGCAAACGGCGACATCGAGTCGTTCACGCTCTCGGAGCACCTCGAGGACGCGCCGCTCGTGCTCGCGTTCTTCCCGGGTGCGTTCACCAGCGTGTGCACCCACGAGATGAACGCCTTCCAGGACGACCTGACGGCGTTCGAGGACGCCGGCGCGTCCGTCTACGGGATCAGCGTCGATTCGCCGTTCGCGCTGAACGAGTTCCGCGAGAAACTCGGACTTTCGTTCGATCTGATCAGCGACGCCGAGAAGGAACTCGTCGAAGCGTACGACATCACGATGGACTTCGCCGACCTGGGCGTGTACGACGTGGCAAAGCGATCCGTGTTCGTCCTCGACAGCGACGGAACGGTCCAGTACGCGTGGGTCAGCGACGATCCCGGCGTCGAACCGGACTACGACGACGTACTCGAGGCCGTCGAATCGATCGCGTGA
- a CDS encoding twin-arginine translocase TatA/TatE family subunit, whose amino-acid sequence MLSPVLQIPGIPGGPEVLLLLLLVVLLFGANKIPKLARSSGQAIGEFQKGREQVEQELEEMKDGETKDSEEDEETEFGTESQVEPETESSFDSDTRE is encoded by the coding sequence ATGCTCAGTCCAGTCCTACAGATCCCGGGGATCCCGGGCGGTCCCGAAGTGCTGCTGTTGCTGTTGCTCGTCGTGCTGCTGTTCGGCGCGAACAAGATCCCGAAGCTCGCCCGCTCGTCCGGTCAGGCGATCGGCGAGTTCCAGAAGGGGCGCGAACAGGTCGAACAGGAACTCGAAGAGATGAAAGACGGGGAAACGAAGGATTCGGAGGAAGACGAGGAGACCGAGTTCGGGACCGAATCGCAGGTCGAGCCCGAGACCGAATCGTCGTTCGATAGCGATACCAGAGAATAA
- the asd gene encoding aspartate-semialdehyde dehydrogenase, giving the protein MTTNVGILGATGAVGQRLIQLLDPHPQFEITAVTASGDSAGKTYREAAKWRIDTPIPDSVADLEVRQTDPTYVPNDVELLFSSLPSSVGEAVEPKFAEEGYVLSSNSSNFRTDPDVPLTIPEVNPDHLDLIEVQRDERGWDGAIIKNPNCSTITMVPPLAALEEAFGLERVDVSTLQAVSGAGYSGVTSMEIIDNAIPHIGGEEEKMETESRKLLGEFDGAAVRWNSFDVAASCNRIPTLDGHLENVWADTSEDATPEEVIEAMESYPSAEDLYSSPEQLIRVFEEPDRPQPRLDRNRDNGMGIAVGGVQETTEGVQFNCLAHNTLRGAAGASILNGELLLEEGYI; this is encoded by the coding sequence ATGACAACCAACGTCGGCATCCTCGGCGCAACCGGGGCCGTCGGACAGCGACTCATCCAGTTGCTCGACCCCCACCCGCAGTTCGAGATCACGGCGGTCACCGCCAGCGGAGACAGCGCGGGCAAGACCTACCGCGAGGCGGCAAAGTGGCGGATCGACACGCCGATCCCCGACTCGGTCGCGGATCTGGAAGTCCGCCAGACCGACCCGACCTACGTCCCCAACGACGTCGAGCTCCTCTTTTCGTCGCTTCCCTCCAGCGTCGGCGAAGCCGTCGAGCCGAAGTTCGCCGAAGAGGGGTACGTCCTCTCGTCGAACTCCTCGAACTTCCGGACGGACCCCGACGTCCCGCTGACCATCCCCGAGGTCAACCCCGACCATCTGGACCTGATCGAGGTCCAGCGCGACGAGCGCGGCTGGGACGGCGCGATCATCAAGAATCCCAACTGCTCGACGATCACGATGGTCCCGCCGCTTGCGGCCCTCGAGGAGGCGTTCGGGCTCGAACGCGTCGACGTCTCGACGCTGCAGGCCGTCTCCGGGGCGGGCTATTCCGGCGTCACCTCGATGGAGATCATCGACAACGCGATTCCGCACATCGGCGGCGAGGAAGAGAAGATGGAGACCGAATCGCGCAAGCTGCTGGGCGAGTTCGACGGCGCGGCGGTCCGCTGGAACAGCTTCGACGTCGCCGCCTCGTGTAACCGGATCCCGACGCTTGACGGCCACCTCGAGAACGTCTGGGCCGACACCAGCGAGGACGCCACGCCCGAGGAAGTCATCGAGGCGATGGAGTCGTACCCCTCGGCCGAGGACCTCTACTCCTCGCCCGAGCAGTTGATCAGGGTCTTCGAGGAGCCCGACCGTCCCCAGCCCCGGCTGGACCGCAACCGCGACAACGGAATGGGCATCGCCGTCGGCGGGGTTCAGGAGACGACCGAGGGCGTCCAGTTCAACTGTCTCGCGCACAACACGCTGCGCGGCGCGGCCGGCGCGTCGATCCTCAACGGCGAACTCCTGCTGGAAGAGGGGTACATCTAG
- a CDS encoding YcaO-like family protein, with protein MTVGLVGSGPAAEAVTAAVADVNVSVTQTDPSAFASEQLGVVVAVAGDRAFERANGHALETDTPWIAVELGGIGGYPVVDAAVAGFDPESGCYECLQGRVGATVDPDAQPTAAPAAPVQRFAGAIAGRAAATAATGGDSPLFGQIQTIPQATHPLLELPGCVCGSSPSPAIERDTSDGDFEASLELAEQAIDERTGIVTEVGEAESYPAPYYLAQVCDTSGFSDATASREAAGVSDDWNEALMKALGEGLERYCAGVYRTDDFREATAAELEGAVTPSLFVSPDRPDDGARREWVPGEHLQSGDDAWLPAELVYYPPHERDIRPAITTGLGLERSTVGALLAGLYEIVERDAAMLSWYSTFEPLELDVSDDRFRELAGRARSENLSVTPLLLTQDIDIPVVAVAVHRGSEWPRFALGSAADLDAEAGARSALAEAVQNWLELEGMGREQAAGASGAIGWYADFPEEIEAFINADQSVPAASVGPDEVPSGEDELDLVLDRLADADLDTYATRITTRDVASIGFEAVRVLAPGAQPLFFDDAYFGERARTVPESLGFESRLDREHHPFP; from the coding sequence ATGACTGTAGGTCTCGTCGGATCAGGACCGGCGGCCGAGGCCGTAACTGCCGCGGTCGCCGACGTCAACGTCTCCGTGACCCAGACCGACCCGTCGGCGTTCGCGAGTGAACAGCTCGGCGTCGTCGTCGCGGTCGCGGGCGATCGCGCGTTCGAGCGGGCGAACGGCCACGCGCTCGAAACGGACACGCCGTGGATCGCGGTCGAACTGGGCGGGATCGGCGGCTACCCGGTCGTCGACGCCGCCGTCGCCGGGTTCGATCCCGAAAGCGGGTGTTACGAGTGTCTACAGGGTCGGGTCGGCGCGACCGTCGATCCGGACGCCCAACCGACCGCCGCGCCGGCCGCCCCGGTCCAGCGGTTCGCGGGTGCGATCGCGGGCCGGGCCGCGGCGACGGCGGCGACCGGGGGCGACTCGCCGCTGTTCGGGCAGATCCAGACCATCCCGCAGGCGACGCATCCGCTGCTCGAACTCCCGGGCTGTGTGTGCGGGTCGTCCCCGTCGCCGGCGATCGAACGCGACACGTCAGACGGTGACTTCGAGGCGTCTCTCGAACTGGCAGAGCAGGCTATCGACGAGCGGACGGGGATCGTCACCGAAGTCGGCGAGGCCGAATCGTATCCGGCCCCGTACTACCTCGCGCAGGTCTGTGACACGAGCGGCTTCAGCGACGCCACGGCCAGCCGGGAGGCCGCGGGCGTCTCCGACGACTGGAACGAGGCGCTGATGAAGGCGCTCGGCGAGGGGCTCGAGCGGTACTGCGCCGGCGTCTACCGGACCGATGACTTCAGGGAGGCCACAGCAGCCGAGCTCGAGGGCGCGGTCACGCCGTCGCTGTTCGTCTCGCCGGACCGGCCGGACGACGGCGCGCGGCGCGAGTGGGTGCCCGGCGAACACCTCCAGAGCGGCGACGACGCCTGGCTCCCGGCCGAGCTCGTCTACTACCCGCCACACGAGCGGGACATCCGCCCGGCGATCACGACCGGACTCGGGCTCGAACGCTCGACGGTCGGGGCGTTGCTCGCCGGACTGTACGAGATCGTCGAACGCGACGCCGCGATGCTGTCGTGGTACTCCACGTTCGAGCCGCTGGAACTCGACGTGAGCGATGACCGATTCCGCGAACTGGCCGGGCGCGCCCGTTCGGAGAACCTGTCCGTGACGCCGCTGCTGCTGACGCAGGACATCGATATCCCGGTCGTCGCCGTGGCCGTCCACCGCGGTTCGGAGTGGCCGCGGTTCGCGCTCGGGTCGGCCGCCGATCTCGACGCCGAGGCCGGCGCGCGGTCGGCGCTCGCCGAGGCCGTCCAGAACTGGCTCGAACTCGAGGGGATGGGACGCGAACAGGCCGCCGGGGCCAGCGGCGCGATCGGCTGGTACGCCGACTTCCCCGAGGAAATCGAAGCGTTCATCAACGCCGACCAGTCGGTGCCGGCCGCCAGCGTGGGCCCCGACGAGGTGCCGTCCGGCGAGGACGAACTCGATCTGGTGCTCGACCGCCTCGCGGACGCCGATCTAGACACATATGCGACCCGCATCACGACCCGCGACGTCGCGTCGATCGGGTTCGAGGCCGTGCGCGTGCTCGCTCCCGGGGCCCAGCCGCTGTTTTTCGACGACGCGTACTTCGGCGAACGTGCCAGAACCGTGCCGGAGTCGCTCGGATTCGAGTCACGTCTCGACCGGGAACACCACCCGTTCCCCTAG